The proteins below come from a single Serratia ficaria genomic window:
- the ptsP gene encoding phosphoenolpyruvate--protein phosphotransferase, protein MLTRLREIVEKVAAAASLTDALDLLVNETCLAMDTEVCSIYLADNDRRCYYLMATRGLKKPRGRTIALAFDEGVVGLVGRRAEPINLADAQSHPSFKYVPQVKEDRFRSFLGVPIIHRRQLLGVLVVQQRELRQFDESEESFMVTLATQMAGILSQSQLNAIFGQYRQTRIRALAASPGVAVAEGWQDSSQPSLDQVYRASTLDTASERERLTQALEEAGAEFRRFSKRFAASSQKESAAIFDLYSHLLNDARLKRELFAEIDSGSVAEWAVKQVIEAFAEQFASLQDTYMRERASDLRALGQRLLFHLDDTTQGATQWPARFVLVADELTATLLAEVPQDRLVGVVVRDGAANSHAAILVRAMGVPTVMGADIQPSLLSQRLLIVDGYRGELLVDPEPVLVQEYQRLISEELELSKLAEDDVEQPAQLKSGERIQVMLNAGLSPEHEQLLGGRVDGVGLYRTEIPFMLQSGFPSEEEQVGQYQGMLQLYPTKPVTLRTLDIGADKQLPYMPISEENPCLGWRGIRITLDQPEIFLIQVRAMLRANAGTGNLGILLPMITSLEEIDEARRLIDRAGREVEEVLGYAIPKPKIGAMLEVPSMIFLIPYLAGRVDFISVGTNDLTQYLLAVDRNNTRVASLYDSLHPAMLQVLKLIVEQGKAAGLQVSLCGELAGDPMGALLLVGMGYRNLSMNGRSVARIKYLLRHIELSDAEVLAQRVLSAQMTTEVRHLVAAFMERRGMGGLIRGGR, encoded by the coding sequence TGAGAAGGTGGCCGCGGCGGCCAGTCTGACGGATGCGCTGGATCTTTTGGTCAACGAAACCTGCCTGGCGATGGATACGGAAGTCTGTTCCATTTATCTGGCAGACAACGACCGCCGCTGTTATTACCTGATGGCGACACGCGGGTTGAAAAAACCGCGTGGGCGCACCATCGCGCTGGCCTTCGACGAAGGCGTCGTGGGCCTGGTCGGGCGGCGGGCGGAGCCGATTAACCTGGCGGATGCGCAAAGCCACCCCAGCTTTAAATACGTTCCTCAGGTGAAGGAGGATCGCTTCCGATCCTTCCTCGGCGTGCCGATCATCCACCGTCGCCAACTGCTGGGCGTGCTGGTGGTGCAGCAGCGTGAGCTGCGCCAGTTCGATGAAAGCGAAGAATCCTTCATGGTGACCCTGGCCACGCAGATGGCCGGGATCCTCTCGCAGTCGCAGCTCAACGCCATTTTCGGTCAGTATCGGCAGACGCGCATTCGCGCGCTGGCGGCGTCGCCCGGCGTGGCGGTGGCGGAAGGCTGGCAAGACAGCAGCCAGCCTTCGCTCGATCAGGTGTACCGCGCCTCGACGCTGGACACCGCCAGCGAGCGCGAACGCCTGACCCAGGCGCTGGAAGAGGCCGGCGCGGAGTTCCGCCGCTTCAGCAAGCGTTTTGCCGCCAGCTCGCAAAAAGAGAGCGCGGCGATCTTCGATCTCTATTCCCACCTGTTGAACGACGCCCGCCTCAAGCGCGAGCTGTTCGCCGAAATCGACAGCGGTTCGGTGGCCGAATGGGCGGTAAAGCAGGTGATAGAAGCCTTCGCCGAACAGTTCGCCAGCCTGCAGGACACCTACATGCGCGAGCGCGCCAGCGACCTGCGCGCGCTCGGCCAACGCCTGCTGTTCCACCTCGATGACACCACCCAGGGCGCCACCCAATGGCCGGCGCGCTTCGTGCTGGTGGCCGACGAACTGACCGCCACCCTGCTGGCCGAGGTGCCGCAGGATCGCCTGGTCGGCGTAGTGGTGCGCGACGGCGCGGCCAACTCGCACGCGGCTATTTTGGTGCGGGCGATGGGCGTGCCGACGGTGATGGGCGCCGATATCCAGCCTTCGCTGCTCAGCCAGCGGCTGCTGATTGTCGACGGTTACCGTGGCGAACTGCTGGTCGACCCGGAACCGGTGCTGGTGCAGGAGTACCAGCGGCTGATCAGCGAAGAGCTGGAGCTGAGCAAGCTGGCGGAAGACGACGTTGAGCAGCCGGCGCAGCTGAAAAGCGGCGAGCGCATACAGGTGATGCTGAACGCCGGCCTCAGCCCGGAACACGAGCAGCTGCTGGGCGGCCGGGTGGATGGCGTCGGCCTGTACCGCACCGAAATCCCCTTCATGCTGCAGAGCGGTTTCCCCTCGGAAGAGGAGCAGGTTGGGCAATATCAGGGCATGCTGCAGCTCTACCCAACCAAGCCGGTCACCCTGCGCACGCTGGACATCGGCGCCGACAAACAGCTGCCCTACATGCCGATCAGCGAGGAAAACCCTTGCCTCGGCTGGCGCGGCATTCGCATCACGCTGGACCAGCCGGAAATTTTCCTGATCCAGGTGCGCGCCATGCTGCGCGCCAATGCCGGCACCGGCAACCTGGGCATCTTGCTGCCGATGATCACCAGCCTCGAAGAGATCGACGAGGCCAGGCGCCTGATCGATCGCGCCGGTCGGGAGGTGGAAGAGGTGCTGGGCTATGCGATCCCGAAACCGAAGATCGGCGCGATGCTCGAAGTGCCGTCGATGATTTTCCTGATCCCGTATCTGGCCGGACGCGTTGATTTCATCTCGGTCGGCACCAACGATCTGACCCAATATTTGCTGGCGGTGGATCGCAACAACACCCGGGTGGCGTCGCTGTACGACAGCCTGCATCCGGCCATGCTGCAGGTGCTTAAACTGATCGTCGAGCAGGGCAAGGCGGCCGGGCTGCAGGTCAGCCTGTGCGGCGAACTGGCGGGCGATCCCATGGGGGCGCTGCTGCTGGTGGGCATGGGCTACCGCAATCTGAGCATGAACGGCCGCAGCGTGGCGCGCATCAAATACCTGCTGCGGCACATTGAGTTATCCGACGCCGAAGTGCTGGCGCAGAGGGTGCTTAGCGCCCAGATGACCACGGAAGTGCGCCACCTGGTGGCGGCGTTTATGGAGCGGCGCGGCATGGGCGGGTTGATCCGCGGCGGCAGATAA
- the thyA gene encoding thymidylate synthase produces MKQYLDLMNKVLAEGTPKADRTGTGTLSIFGHQMRFNLQEGFPLVTTKKCHLRSIIHELLWFLNGDTNVAYLRENNVTIWDEWADENGDLGPVYGKQWRAWGAADGRQIDQLSNVLEQLKQDPDSRRIIVSAWNVGELEQMALAPCHAFFQFYVADGKLSCQLYQRSCDVFLGLPFNIASYALLVHMMAQQCDLEVGDFVWTGGDTHLYSNHMEQTRLQLTREPRPLPKLVIKRKPDSLFDYRFEDFEIEGYDPHPPIKAPVAI; encoded by the coding sequence ATGAAACAGTATCTGGATTTGATGAACAAGGTGCTCGCCGAGGGCACCCCCAAAGCCGACCGCACCGGCACTGGCACGCTGTCGATTTTCGGCCACCAGATGCGTTTCAACCTGCAGGAAGGCTTCCCGCTGGTGACCACCAAAAAATGTCACCTGCGGTCGATCATCCACGAGCTGTTGTGGTTCCTGAACGGCGACACCAACGTCGCCTACCTGCGTGAAAACAACGTCACCATCTGGGACGAATGGGCCGATGAAAACGGCGATCTCGGCCCGGTTTACGGCAAGCAATGGCGCGCCTGGGGCGCGGCGGACGGCCGCCAGATCGATCAACTGAGCAACGTGCTCGAACAGCTGAAACAGGATCCGGACTCGCGCCGCATCATCGTTTCCGCCTGGAACGTCGGCGAACTGGAGCAGATGGCGCTGGCGCCGTGCCATGCGTTCTTCCAGTTCTACGTGGCGGACGGCAAGCTGTCTTGTCAGCTGTATCAGCGTTCGTGCGACGTGTTCCTCGGCCTGCCGTTCAATATCGCCAGCTATGCGCTGCTGGTGCATATGATGGCGCAGCAGTGCGATCTGGAAGTGGGCGATTTCGTCTGGACCGGCGGCGATACGCACCTGTACAGCAACCATATGGAACAGACGCGGCTGCAGCTAACCCGGGAGCCGCGCCCGCTGCCGAAGCTGGTGATCAAGCGCAAGCCGGATTCGCTGTTCGACTACCGTTTCGAAGACTTCGAAATCGAAGGTTACGATCCGCACCCGCCAATCAAGGCGCCGGTCGCTATCTGA
- a CDS encoding prepilin-type N-terminal cleavage/methylation domain-containing protein, with product MRTNRRRGGGGRNGFSLPEVLVAALLFAVSLLGLLQYHQVLLQSFQRQWQYRQAWSLAHQQLEVFAATGRTDAEPPPSGWRRELQLDSADAGCRRLVVKIQTPQRQWAELSRWYCTRR from the coding sequence GTGCGGACTAACCGGCGGCGGGGCGGCGGAGGCCGGAACGGCTTCAGCCTGCCGGAGGTGCTGGTGGCCGCGTTGCTGTTCGCGGTGTCGCTGCTGGGATTGTTACAGTATCATCAGGTGCTGTTGCAGTCGTTCCAGCGCCAGTGGCAGTATCGCCAGGCCTGGTCGCTGGCGCATCAGCAGTTGGAGGTCTTCGCCGCGACCGGGCGAACCGATGCCGAACCGCCGCCCTCCGGCTGGCGGCGCGAGCTGCAGCTCGACAGCGCAGACGCCGGTTGCCGGCGGCTGGTGGTGAAGATACAGACTCCGCAGCGGCAATGGGCGGAACTGAGCCGTTGGTATTGCACCCGCCGCTAA
- the lgt gene encoding prolipoprotein diacylglyceryl transferase — translation MSNSYLAFPKFDPVIFSVGPVSLHWYGLMYLVGFVFAMWLAVRRANKPGSGWTRDEVENLLYAGFLGVFIGGRVGYVLFYNLPLFLDNPLYLFKVWDGGMSFHGGLMGVILVMFWFARRTKRTFFQVSDFIAPLIPFGLGAGRLGNFINGELWGRVTTDTPWAMLFPSSRSEDVAIAAADPSLLPLLNQYGVLPRHPSQLYELLLEGVVLFIILNLFIRKPRPMGAVSGLFLIGYGAFRIIVEAFRQPDAQLGLFDGVISMGQILSVPMVVAGIIMMIWAYRRRPQQQLS, via the coding sequence ATGAGCAATAGCTATCTGGCGTTTCCTAAATTTGATCCGGTCATTTTCTCTGTCGGCCCGGTTTCCCTGCACTGGTATGGTCTGATGTACCTGGTCGGCTTCGTTTTTGCCATGTGGCTGGCGGTGCGTCGCGCCAACAAGCCGGGCAGCGGCTGGACCAGGGATGAGGTGGAGAACCTGCTGTACGCCGGTTTCCTGGGGGTGTTCATCGGCGGCCGCGTAGGTTACGTGCTGTTCTACAACCTGCCGCTGTTCCTGGATAACCCGCTGTACCTGTTCAAAGTGTGGGATGGCGGCATGTCGTTCCACGGCGGCCTGATGGGCGTGATCCTGGTGATGTTCTGGTTTGCCCGTCGCACCAAGCGCACCTTCTTCCAGGTCTCTGATTTTATTGCCCCGTTGATCCCGTTTGGCCTCGGCGCCGGCCGCCTCGGCAACTTTATCAACGGCGAACTCTGGGGCCGCGTAACCACCGACACCCCCTGGGCGATGCTGTTTCCGAGCTCGCGCAGCGAAGACGTGGCCATCGCCGCCGCCGATCCTTCGCTGCTGCCGCTGCTGAATCAGTATGGCGTGCTGCCGCGCCACCCGTCGCAGCTGTATGAACTGCTGCTGGAAGGCGTGGTGCTGTTTATCATTCTGAACCTGTTTATTCGCAAGCCGCGCCCAATGGGGGCGGTATCCGGCCTGTTCCTGATCGGCTATGGCGCTTTCCGCATTATCGTTGAGGCTTTCCGCCAGCCGGATGCCCAGCTCGGCCTGTTCGACGGCGTGATCAGCATGGGGCAGATCCTGTCCGTTCCTATGGTCGTGGCCGGTATTATTATGATGATTTGGGCGTACCGTCGTCGCCCGCAGCAACAACTGTCGTGA
- a CDS encoding YgdB family protein: MSAPAQRGGSTLAAVMLLLVMGLMLLNAQHRQLDQALLLASDQRRYLLAYNQAASALSWGMAQRWPLERLSGQRWLCRPGFGFSACVRLSARQGVVLVRGEGEMRGGEPLRLYQLARAGGDAADVELMAEPGGWLDFCPEKGPAGCAD, translated from the coding sequence ATGAGCGCGCCTGCCCAGCGGGGCGGCAGCACGCTGGCGGCGGTGATGCTGCTGTTGGTCATGGGGCTGATGCTGCTGAATGCCCAGCATCGCCAATTAGACCAGGCGCTGCTGTTGGCGAGCGATCAGCGGCGCTACCTGCTGGCCTATAATCAGGCCGCTTCGGCGCTGAGCTGGGGCATGGCCCAGCGCTGGCCGCTCGAACGGCTGAGCGGCCAGCGCTGGCTGTGCCGCCCAGGCTTCGGCTTTAGCGCCTGCGTCAGGCTTTCCGCCCGGCAGGGCGTCGTGCTGGTACGCGGCGAGGGAGAAATGCGCGGCGGCGAGCCGCTGAGGCTGTATCAGCTGGCCAGGGCCGGGGGGGATGCCGCGGATGTGGAACTGATGGCCGAACCGGGCGGCTGGCTGGATTTCTGCCCGGAGAAGGGGCCGGCCGGCTGTGCGGACTAA
- a CDS encoding prepilin peptidase-dependent protein: MPTLARGFTLPEVLLALSFGSLIALAAAKTYPLLRQQSVALGQHYRLELALRQLAFGIEKDLRRAGFCAGRCPGRALLLDRAPGEAAGSCVIVAYDITRSGQWAGTGEDAGYFGYRLRLGAIEAQRGVSDCRGTGWERLLDQDEVRIESFSVALTPGDGGKTLARLTLAGRSARDGGIRRSLSWAIGLAALP; this comes from the coding sequence ATGCCAACCTTAGCGCGCGGATTTACCCTGCCGGAGGTGCTGCTGGCGCTATCGTTTGGCAGCCTGATTGCGCTGGCTGCGGCCAAAACTTACCCGCTGTTGCGCCAGCAAAGCGTGGCGCTCGGCCAGCACTATCGCCTGGAGCTGGCGCTGCGGCAGCTGGCGTTCGGCATAGAAAAAGACCTGCGCCGCGCGGGATTCTGCGCCGGGCGCTGTCCGGGGAGGGCGCTACTGCTCGACCGCGCGCCGGGCGAAGCCGCGGGCAGCTGCGTGATCGTCGCCTATGACATCACCCGCAGCGGCCAATGGGCCGGTACGGGCGAGGACGCCGGTTATTTCGGCTATCGGCTGCGGCTGGGGGCCATCGAGGCGCAGCGCGGCGTCAGCGACTGCCGCGGCACCGGTTGGGAAAGGCTGCTGGATCAGGATGAGGTGCGCATAGAGTCGTTCAGCGTGGCGCTCACCCCGGGCGATGGCGGCAAAACGCTGGCCCGCCTGACGCTGGCGGGGCGTTCGGCCCGCGACGGCGGCATCAGGCGCAGCCTCAGCTGGGCCATCGGCCTGGCCGCGTTGCCATGA
- a CDS encoding prepilin peptidase-dependent protein: MNANSDFFFDARQRGMTLIELLAVILIAGMLTGWGVSHWRHYQQALRLEHTAQQLLAFLVRLQADANWRNRPALLWFKAGEPWCIGSGEPPPDCVSPPGEFYLPRYRDVLLSAHTGKDFGFYGLRNNAQGGHIVLSNGAGSLRLVLSARGRLRLCSERLSVRGIALCQP; this comes from the coding sequence ATGAACGCTAATTCCGATTTTTTCTTCGATGCCCGCCAACGCGGCATGACGCTGATCGAGCTGCTGGCGGTGATCCTGATCGCCGGCATGCTTACCGGTTGGGGCGTCAGCCACTGGCGCCATTATCAACAGGCGCTGCGGCTTGAGCATACCGCTCAGCAGCTGTTGGCGTTTCTGGTCCGGCTGCAGGCGGACGCCAACTGGCGCAACCGCCCGGCGCTGCTGTGGTTCAAAGCCGGAGAACCCTGGTGCATCGGCAGCGGCGAACCGCCGCCGGACTGCGTTTCGCCGCCCGGCGAGTTTTATCTTCCGCGCTACCGCGACGTGCTGTTGAGTGCCCATACCGGCAAGGATTTTGGTTTTTACGGCCTGCGCAACAATGCGCAGGGCGGGCATATCGTCCTCAGCAACGGCGCGGGTAGCCTGCGGTTGGTGTTGTCCGCAAGAGGGCGGCTGAGGCTGTGCAGCGAGCGGCTGAGCGTGCGGGGGATAGCCCTATGCCAACCTTAG